The Cydia pomonella isolate Wapato2018A chromosome 20, ilCydPomo1, whole genome shotgun sequence genome contains a region encoding:
- the LOC133528935 gene encoding uncharacterized protein K02A2.6-like isoform X2 gives MTASRLQRYAIILSAYNYKVQYISSANNLVADYFSRAPLPNMNNDEHNEDYDDVSYLNFLDDSVTPVTADKIRQATGNDPTLKKVFRYMSLGWPRKISCASIVPYFRCKADLQIDHGILFRGHRVVIPTIFRDQLLRELHTGHLGIVKTKSIARGKMWWPNIDGDIERWIGSCAACVAVRAAPPRAAPAPWPRPPSAWYRVLQLTVEKCGVFACVRPRAHRRGYL, from the exons ATGACCGCTTCCCGGCTACAGCGATATGCAATTATTTTATCAGCGTATAATTATAAGGTTCAGTATATAAGCAGTGCAAATAATCTCGTAGCTGATTATTTTTCTCGTGCGCCGTTGCCTAACATGAACAATGATGAACATAACGAAGATTATGATGACGTgtcttatttaaactttttagacGACAGTGTGACTCCCGTGACAGCTGATAAAATAAGACAAGCTACCGGAAATGACCCTAcactaaaaaaagtttttaggtATATGAGTCTCGGTTGGCCGCGAAAGATAAGCTGTGCATCTATTGTACCTTATTTTAGATGCAAAGCCGACTTACAAATAGATCATGGTATTCTTTTCCGTGGCCACAGGGTGGTTATTCCGACAATATTTCGAGATCAGCTGTTACGTGAATTACACACCGGACATTTAGGTATTGTCAAGACGAAAAGCATCGCGCGCGGTAAGATGTGGTGGCCTAACATTGATGGCGATATCGAGCGCTGGATCGGCTCATGCGCCGCCTGCGTGGCCGTGCGCGCCGCCCCTCCCCGCGCCGCTCCCGCGCCTTGGCCGCGTCCTCCGTCTGCCTGGTACCGG GTCTTACAATTAACGGTGGAGAAATGTGGTGTATTTGCATGTGTGCGTCCGCGCGCACACAGGCGCGGCTACTTGTAA
- the LOC133528935 gene encoding uncharacterized protein LOC133528935 isoform X1: MATTFIGNLSHFDHNTQEWEIFSSRLKQFIVLNQIKDEMRQAVLLTHLHDDTYRLLKNLVYPSKVEEVGYDELLRVLDGHFTPKRCTFADKTKFYEAMRDVGESVEKWAARIRGLAVHCEFGNSLDMLLRDKFVLGLRAGKERERLFEQDATTLTLAKAMELAQQTECAQKARADAVAVAVKQEPVYRAGAQPSAGRRDPEARTCSVCGMRSHDESRCRYKSYRCQLCGEKGHLKKVCTSKKQSKSRVNNVEATEFSAEGGDCENCKECKLLSLRSYN, translated from the exons atggCTACTACTTTTATCGGAAATTTAAGTCATTTTGACCATAACACCCAAGAATGGGAAATTTTCAGTAGTCGTTTGAAGCAGTTCATTGTTTTAAACCAAATAAAAGATGAGATGAGACAGGCAGTGCTACTGACACATCTGCATGACGATACATACCGGCTGTTGAAGAACCTTGTGTACCCGAGTAAGGTAGAAGAGGTCGGGTACGACGAGTTGTTGAGGGTGCTCGACGGTCATTTTACTCCGAAGAGGTGTACCTTCGCTGATAAGACCAAATTCTACGAGGCTATGCGTGACGTGGGGGAGAGTGTCGAGAAGTGGGCGGCTAGGATCAGAGGACTCGCCGTACACTGCGAGTTTGGAAACTCGCTGGACATGCTGCTGCGGGACAAGTTCGTGCTGGGGCTACGCGCCGGCAAGGAGCGCGAGCGACTCTTCGAGCAGGACGCCACCACGCTCACGCTGGCGAAGGCGATGGAGCTGGCACAGCAGACGGAGTGCGCGCAGAAGGCACGCGCCGATGCAGTGGCCGTGGCCGTGAAGCAGGAGCCGGTGTACCGGGCGGGCGCGCAGCCGTCCGCCGGCCGCCGGGACCCCGAGGCGAGGACCTGCTCGGTGTGCGGTATGAGGAGCCACGACGAGAGTAGGTGCCGATATAAGTCCTACCGGTGCCAACTGTGTGGTGAAAAGGGACACCTCAAGAAAGTGTGTACTTCCAAGAAGCAGTCCAAGAGTCGTGTGAACAATGTTGAAGCGACAGAGTTCTCGGCAGAAGGTGGGGACTGCGAAAATTGCAAGGAGTGTAAACTTCTAAGTTTAAG GTCTTACAATTAA